TCGGGTGCATCGGTCGCGCGTGCGGGCATCGCGGTGCAAAGGCCGGCACAGGCGAGGGCAAGGGCGGCGGCAAGCATGGTGGTGCCGTGGTGGCGCATGGTGGTTCTCCGGGTGGGCCGTAACGGAGTTATCGGTCCCGCGGGCACCCAGGGCATTGACTGCGATCAACCAGGCCGCCGCGGCTATGCTTGGAGTCCCGCCGTGCAAGCCCATTGCCCACGCATGACCACCCGCGCCACGCGCCTGCTGCGGATGCTCGACGAACTGCGCCAGCGGCGCGGGGCGGTGCGTGGCGCACAGCTGGCCGAACGCCTGGGCGTAAGCCTGCGCACCGTGTACCGCGACATCGAGGTCCTGCGTTCGCAGGGCGCGGAGATCGACGGCGATGCCGGCGTCGGTTACCGCCTGCGTCCGGGCTTCGTGATGCCGCCGATGATGTTCCCCACCGAGGAACTGGAAGCGCTGGTACTGGGCGCGCGCTGGGTCGCCTCGCATGCCGACCCGGCGCTGGCATCCGCCGCCAATCGCGCACTGCTCAGGATCACCGGCGTGCTGCCCGAGTCCCTGCGCCTTGAAGTCGAGACCAGCGGCCTGTTCGCTCCCCACTGGGGCCAGCGCGAACCCGAGCCCTGGGTGCCGGCGCTGCGGATCGCGATCCGCGAGGGCCACGCGGTACGCATGCACTACCGCGATGCCGAAGGCCGCGACAGCGAACGCGTGGTCTGGCCCTTCGCCATGGCCTTCCTCGACGACCTGCGCCTGATCGCCGCCTGGTGCGAGAGCCGTAATGATTTCCGCCATTTCCGGGCCGACCGGGTGCTGTCGCTGGAAAGCACCGGGCACCGCTATCCCGAGACCCGGCACCAGCTGCTGCGAAGCTGGGAGCAGCAGTGCCTTCGCCAGCGCGTGGGCCCGGAGCAGTGACAGCAGCTCTTCCGCTGGGAGAGCGGCAGGGGAAAGGGGGGCAGAGGATCGGGAGCGCGGGACGGCCGAGGGACGGGCGCACGCTGCTGACATCAGCTGTCAGCAGCCCCGCCGCAGACTCCGGTTTCCTTCCCGGCAACGGAGACGACCGATGGGCAAGACGCTGACCTTCTACACCAACCCCCAGTCGCGGGCGCGGATCACCCGCTGGATGCTGGAGGAGACCGGCCTGCCGTACGAGGAGGTCGTGCTGGAATTCGGCGCGGCGATGAAGTCGCCCCAATACCTGGCGATCAACCCCATGGGCAAGGTCCCGGCGATCCGCCACGGCGACGTGGTGGTCACCGAGAATGCGGCGATCTGCGCCTACCTCGCCGACCTGGTGCCTGGGAAGGGCCTGGCGCCGCCGCCGGGTTCCCCGGAGCGCGGCAGCTACTACCGCTGGTTGTTCTTCCTCGCCGGTCCGGTGGAATCGCTGCTCACGGCCAAGCATGCGGGCGCGCTGGCGGCCCCACTGTCGGCCGGGTATGGCACCGAGGAGGACGTGCTGCGCACGCTTGAGCAGGCCGTGGCTGGTCGCGAGCACCTGGCCGGCGACCGCTTTACTGCTGCGGACCTGATGATGGCCGCGTTCCTTGGCTACTACATGATGATCGGGCTGATCGAGAAGCGCCCGGCGTTCACTGCCTTCGCCCAGCTGCACGCCTCGCGTCCGGCGGCGATCGCGGCGAACGCGCGCGACAACGAACTGGCAGCACGGGCCGGCACGCCACAGGGCCAGGAAGGCTGACCGTGGAGAACCTCTACAGCGGCAGCTGTCACTGCGGCGCGGTGCGTTACCGCGCCAGGCTCGACCTCGCGGCCGGCACCTGCTGCTGCAACTGCCGCTGCTGCGCGAAGATCCGCAGCTGGGGGGCGCTGGCGAGCGACTTCGAGCTGCTGCAGGGCGGCGAGGTGCTGGGTGACTACGTCAAGGTCCGGGACGACGCCAGTATCCACCACCACTTCTGCACCCGCTGCGGCGTGACCGTGTACGGTCATGGCTACGTCCCGGAGGTTGGCAGGGCGTTCGTGGCAGTGCAGCTCAGCACCCTGGGCGGCGCCAGCATCAAGGAGCCCGTATCCGGCGCGGTGCGCCACTCCGAGGGACGCAACGACAATCCGCGCGAACCCCGGCTAACACCACGCCGTAGGCGCAGCCGCTCCGCGTCCGCGGGAGGGGTCGGGGAGAAGGTCGGTACCGCGGCGTAACTGGCACCCCTGGCATGGCCGGGATGCCGGCCCTCACGCTTGTTACCTCTCTCCACGCCGTCCGGCATCCGCAGGATGCAGGCGTTCGACATCACTGGCGTCGGTGGCGTGCAGGCGTTCCGCCTCAGCCGCAGAGAGAGGGGAGGACGTGTGGTAGCCCGGGTAAGCGAAGCGCACCCGGGGACACACCATCCGGTCTCGACGCGTAGTGGCCAGTGGTTGTACGCATGGCGTACCCGCATGCAGCCTTCGACCTTGTCCGGGCCGCGAGCCGGCGCATGCTCCGGAGGCGCGTTAAAGCAGCGATTTCAGCCGGTACAGCGCCTCGAGCGCCTGCTTCGGCGTCAGCTCGTCCGGGTCCAGCGCGGCCAGTGCTTCCTGCGCGGCCGACGGCGCCTGCGCGAACAGGCCGAACTGCTGCGGGGCATCCAGCGCCTGCGGCGCGACCTCGGCCGCGTGTGTTTCGCGGCCACGCTGCTCGAGTTCGGCCAGGCGACGGCGTGCCTGCGCCAGCGTCGCCTTGGGCAGGCCGGCCAGCGCCGCCACCTGCAGGCCGAAGCTGCGGTCGGCCGCGCCGTCGCGCACCGCGTGCATGAACACCAGCGAATCGCCGTGCTCGACCGCGTCCAGGTGCACGTTGGCGATGCCGCTCTCCGGCGTGGCCAGCGAGGTCAGTTCGAAGTAGTGGGTGGCGAACAGGGTCCAGCAGCGGTTGACCGTGGCCAGGTGGCGCGCGACCGCGTCGGCCAAGGCGAGGCCGTCGTAGGTCGAGGTGCCGCGGCCGATCTCGTCCATCAGTACCAGCGACTGCTCGGTGGCGTGGTGGAGGATGTAGCTGGTCTCGGCCATCTCCACCATGAAGGTGGACTGGCCGCGGGCCAGGTCGTCGCCGGCGCCGATGCGGGTGAGGATGCGGTCGATCGGGCCGATCACCGCGCGGCTGGCCGGCACGAAGCTGCCGATGTGCGCCAACAGCACGATCAGCGCGTTCTGGCGCATGTAGGTGCTCTTGCCGCCCATGTTCGGGCCGGTGATCACCAGCATCCGCCGCGCCTGGCCGTCGCGGTCGCCGTACAGCTCCAGGTCGTTGGGCTCGAACGGTTCCTCGCGCACCGCCTCGACCACCGGATGGCGGCCGCGCTCGATGCACAGGCAGGGTGAGTCGGTCAGCTCCGGGCGCGCCCAGTCCAGCGCCTGCGCGCGTTCGGCGAAGGCGGCCAGCACGTCCAGCTCGCTGAGCGCGCCGGCGCAGCGCTTGAGCGGCTCCAGCACGGTGTTGAGCGAATCCAGCAGCGCCTCGTACAGGAACTTCTCGCGCGCCAGCGCACGCTCGCGCGCGGACAGCACCTTGTCCTCGAAGGACTTCAGCTCCTCGGTGATGTAGCGCTCGGCGCCGGTCAGGGTCTGGCGCCGGGTGTAATGCACCGGCGCCTTGTCGGACTGGCCCTTGCTGATCTCGATGTAATAGCCGTGGACGCGGTTGTAGCCGACCTTCAGGGTTGCAATCCCGGTGGCCGCGCGCTCGCGCGCCTCCAGGTCGACCAGGAACTGGTCGGCATTGGTGGACAGGCGGCGCAGCTCGTCCAGCTCGGCGTCATGGCCCTCGGCGATCACGCCGCCGTCGGCCAGCTTCAGCGGTGGCTGCGGTGCAACCGCCGAGGCCAGCAGGTGTGCGGTCTCGTCATGCTGGCCCAGCTCGTCCGACAGCGCTTGCAGCCGCGGCGAATCCAGCGGCGCCAGTGCCTGGCGGATGCCGGGCAGCAGGGCGAGCGCATCGCGCAGGGTCGACAGGTCGCGCGGGCGCGCCGAGCGCAGGGCTACGCGGGTGAGGATGCGTTCGACATCGCCCAGGCCGCGGAAGCCGTCGCGCAGGTCGGCATCGGCGCGCTGCTCGATCAGCGTGGCCACCGCATGGTGGCGGCCGCCGAGGACGTTGCGGTCGCGCAGCGGACGGTGC
This genomic interval from Pseudoxanthomonas suwonensis 11-1 contains the following:
- the mutS gene encoding DNA mismatch repair protein MutS; this encodes MSRTADKPAAPEHTPLMKQFFAAKAEYPDLLLFFRMGDFYELFYDDARKAARLLDITLTQRGSSGGAPIPMAGVPVHAYEGYLARLVALGESVAICEQIGDPAASKGLVERKVVRIVTPGTVTDEALLDERRDTLLMAVARGRSGYGLAWADLSAGRFLVSEVENADQLEAELARLEPAELLVPDEEGWPPLSAGALRRRPPWLFDPDSGRRQLLRFFGLHDLTGFGIDDRPLAIAAAGALLGYVEETQKQQLPHLTSIALETSGEAIAMNAATRRHLELDTRVDGQTRHTLLGVLDSTITPMGGRLLRRWLHRPLRDRNVLGGRHHAVATLIEQRADADLRDGFRGLGDVERILTRVALRSARPRDLSTLRDALALLPGIRQALAPLDSPRLQALSDELGQHDETAHLLASAVAPQPPLKLADGGVIAEGHDAELDELRRLSTNADQFLVDLEARERAATGIATLKVGYNRVHGYYIEISKGQSDKAPVHYTRRQTLTGAERYITEELKSFEDKVLSARERALAREKFLYEALLDSLNTVLEPLKRCAGALSELDVLAAFAERAQALDWARPELTDSPCLCIERGRHPVVEAVREEPFEPNDLELYGDRDGQARRMLVITGPNMGGKSTYMRQNALIVLLAHIGSFVPASRAVIGPIDRILTRIGAGDDLARGQSTFMVEMAETSYILHHATEQSLVLMDEIGRGTSTYDGLALADAVARHLATVNRCWTLFATHYFELTSLATPESGIANVHLDAVEHGDSLVFMHAVRDGAADRSFGLQVAALAGLPKATLAQARRRLAELEQRGRETHAAEVAPQALDAPQQFGLFAQAPSAAQEALAALDPDELTPKQALEALYRLKSLL
- a CDS encoding glutathione S-transferase family protein; protein product: MGKTLTFYTNPQSRARITRWMLEETGLPYEEVVLEFGAAMKSPQYLAINPMGKVPAIRHGDVVVTENAAICAYLADLVPGKGLAPPPGSPERGSYYRWLFFLAGPVESLLTAKHAGALAAPLSAGYGTEEDVLRTLEQAVAGREHLAGDRFTAADLMMAAFLGYYMMIGLIEKRPAFTAFAQLHASRPAAIAANARDNELAARAGTPQGQEG
- a CDS encoding GFA family protein, with product MENLYSGSCHCGAVRYRARLDLAAGTCCCNCRCCAKIRSWGALASDFELLQGGEVLGDYVKVRDDASIHHHFCTRCGVTVYGHGYVPEVGRAFVAVQLSTLGGASIKEPVSGAVRHSEGRNDNPREPRLTPRRRRSRSASAGGVGEKVGTAA
- a CDS encoding helix-turn-helix transcriptional regulator, producing MTTRATRLLRMLDELRQRRGAVRGAQLAERLGVSLRTVYRDIEVLRSQGAEIDGDAGVGYRLRPGFVMPPMMFPTEELEALVLGARWVASHADPALASAANRALLRITGVLPESLRLEVETSGLFAPHWGQREPEPWVPALRIAIREGHAVRMHYRDAEGRDSERVVWPFAMAFLDDLRLIAAWCESRNDFRHFRADRVLSLESTGHRYPETRHQLLRSWEQQCLRQRVGPEQ